In the Aromatoleum bremense genome, one interval contains:
- the cobM gene encoding precorrin-4 C(11)-methyltransferase, which translates to MPGKVWFVGAGPGDPELITVKGRALLERAGAILFAGSLVDVAATRYAPAACVIRDSKDMTLEAMTAWLLDAAGRHDTVVRLQTGDPGLYGALIEMTRPLTAAGIDWAVVPGVSSAMAAMAAAGETLTLPEVTQTVILTRVAGRTPMPPGEDLAALAAHHSTLCIYLSITLLHEVQRALRAAGWREDAPMLVVQKASWPGEEKIIRGTLADIKKKCQAEKVGAQAMIVASPTLGAGDRVGIARSKLYDPAFAHRFRQASVAADAPTGEPVHE; encoded by the coding sequence GTGCCGGGCAAGGTCTGGTTCGTCGGCGCCGGTCCCGGCGACCCCGAACTGATCACGGTCAAGGGCCGCGCCCTGCTCGAACGGGCGGGCGCGATCCTGTTCGCCGGTTCGCTGGTCGATGTCGCGGCGACGCGTTACGCGCCGGCGGCTTGCGTCATCCGCGACTCGAAGGACATGACGTTGGAAGCGATGACGGCCTGGCTGCTCGACGCCGCCGGCCGGCACGACACCGTCGTCCGCCTGCAGACCGGCGACCCCGGTCTCTACGGCGCGCTGATCGAGATGACGCGGCCCCTGACCGCGGCCGGCATCGACTGGGCCGTGGTGCCCGGCGTCTCGTCGGCGATGGCGGCGATGGCGGCGGCCGGCGAGACGCTGACCCTCCCCGAAGTGACGCAGACCGTGATCCTCACCCGCGTCGCCGGCCGTACGCCGATGCCGCCGGGCGAGGATCTCGCAGCGCTGGCGGCACATCATTCGACGCTGTGCATCTACCTCTCGATCACCTTGCTGCACGAGGTGCAGCGCGCCCTGCGCGCCGCCGGCTGGCGCGAGGACGCGCCGATGCTGGTGGTGCAGAAAGCCTCTTGGCCCGGCGAGGAAAAAATCATCCGCGGCACGCTGGCCGACATCAAGAAGAAGTGCCAGGCCGAGAAGGTCGGCGCCCAGGCGATGATCGTCGCCAGCCCGACGCTGGGTGCCGGCGACCGGGTCGGGATCGCCCGCTCCAAACTCTATGACCCGGCCTTCGCGCACCGCTTCCGTCAGGCGAGCGTCGCGGCGGACGCGCCCACCGGAGAACCCGTCCATGAATGA
- a CDS encoding energy-coupling factor ABC transporter permease — MHIEPGFVSSAKILAANVAAVALLGSQSIHLVKRPQLIVRTLLAALFFSLFMQAFHLPAGPSELHFVGAMPIYLTLGFIPTLFGFALGLLLQGLLFEPADLIHLGVNSLSLVVPLCLLHATLGQRLQGLDVKTIVKLDAVYYSGVTLMVGFWLAIGEVATPLAAWATFAASYGALLIVEPVFTLLVVKGLARFKGHAAVRFCFDLRLA; from the coding sequence ATGCATATCGAACCGGGATTCGTTTCCTCCGCCAAGATCCTCGCCGCCAACGTCGCGGCGGTCGCGCTGCTGGGCAGCCAGTCGATCCATCTGGTCAAGCGGCCGCAGTTGATCGTCCGCACGCTGCTCGCGGCGCTGTTCTTCAGCCTCTTCATGCAGGCCTTCCACCTGCCGGCCGGACCATCGGAACTGCATTTCGTCGGCGCGATGCCGATCTACCTGACGCTCGGCTTCATCCCGACGCTGTTCGGCTTCGCCCTCGGCCTGCTGCTGCAGGGCCTGCTTTTCGAGCCGGCCGACCTGATCCACCTGGGCGTCAATTCGCTGTCGCTGGTCGTCCCGCTGTGCCTGCTCCACGCCACGCTCGGCCAGCGCCTGCAAGGACTCGACGTGAAGACCATCGTCAAGCTCGACGCCGTGTATTACAGCGGCGTAACGCTGATGGTCGGCTTCTGGCTGGCGATCGGTGAAGTGGCGACGCCGCTCGCCGCCTGGGCGACTTTCGCGGCCTCCTATGGCGCGCTACTGATCGTCGAACCGGTGTTCACGCTGCTCGTCGTCAAGGGCCTGGCGCGCTTCAAAGGCCATGCGGCCGTGCGCTTCTGCTTCGACCTGCGCCTGGCTTAA
- a CDS encoding sirohydrochlorin chelatase — MNDTLLLIGHGSRHRAGNEEIEQLAKNWRQRHPEWRIEVCFIELAEVLMEEGLDRAAAITPSGARVVVLPFILNAAGHVKMDIPQAVEAARLRHPATEFVCAPHLGLGRDIFAIVERRLDHLQRELAVPDPRTTGIVLLGRGSSDAGANGEMARLARWVFEAREHDLVDIAFTGITHPRLETVVQRQARLGMTQILIQPVYLFTGVLIERIGEQVERLRSAYPQLSFALGSYFGFDEEIFALLDARALAAASGEQLLDCDGCGFRRAVEAAHAHHHHPVHAAAPACGAGCDHP, encoded by the coding sequence ATGAATGACACCCTGCTCCTGATCGGCCACGGTTCGCGCCATCGCGCCGGCAACGAGGAAATCGAACAACTGGCAAAAAACTGGCGGCAACGCCACCCGGAATGGCGGATCGAGGTCTGCTTCATCGAACTCGCCGAGGTGCTGATGGAGGAGGGGCTCGACCGCGCCGCCGCGATCACGCCGTCCGGCGCGCGGGTCGTCGTGTTGCCTTTCATCCTCAACGCCGCCGGCCACGTCAAGATGGACATCCCGCAAGCCGTGGAGGCGGCCCGGCTGCGCCACCCGGCGACCGAATTCGTCTGCGCGCCGCACCTGGGCCTCGGGCGTGACATCTTCGCGATTGTCGAGCGCCGCCTCGACCACCTGCAGCGCGAACTGGCGGTGCCCGATCCGCGCACCACCGGCATCGTCCTGCTCGGTCGCGGCTCGTCCGACGCCGGCGCCAACGGCGAGATGGCGCGGCTGGCGCGCTGGGTGTTTGAGGCGCGCGAACACGACCTGGTCGACATCGCCTTCACCGGCATCACCCATCCGCGCCTCGAAACGGTGGTCCAGCGGCAGGCCCGGCTCGGCATGACGCAGATCCTCATCCAGCCGGTCTATCTGTTCACCGGCGTGTTGATCGAACGGATTGGCGAGCAGGTCGAGCGGCTGCGCTCGGCCTATCCGCAGCTCAGTTTCGCGCTCGGGTCCTACTTCGGCTTCGACGAGGAAATCTTCGCGCTGCTCGATGCGCGCGCACTGGCTGCCGCCAGCGGCGAGCAGCTGCTCGACTGCGACGGCTGCGGCTTCCGTCGCGCCGTCGAGGCCGCGCACGCGCACCATCACCACCCTGTCCACGCCGCGGCCCCCGCTTGCGGCGCCGGCTGCGACCACCCCTGA